In Methylocystis sp. ATCC 49242, the genomic stretch CCGCTTCACATGGCTCTGCCGCGCATGGCGCTCGACGCCTATCTGCCGACGAAGCGCATCACCTTCGGCAAGAAGGCTCTTGAATGCAGAGGAGCGTCGGACGCCGACACCCGCTTTGCCGCCATGCTCTCCATTCGCGAGTATCCGGCCTACACGGGAGCCGGGATGCTCGACGGGCTCCTGCGCGTCCCATATGAACTGATCGTCTCGCAGTCCTTCGCGCTCGAAGACCGCGCGCCGGTCATGTCGCACGTCGCCAAGGTCGAGCGCCAGATCGCCGCCTCGGACGAAGCCGGGACGGAGGTCGAGGCGGCGATCAACACCGCGCGCAACGAGCTCGTCACTGGCCAAACGGTCCTCGGCTATCACCATCTGACGGTCTGCGCCATCGGCCGCTCCATCCGCGAAATGGAGAAATGCGTTCAGGCGGCGACGCAGGAGCTGCAGAATTTCGGGACGATCGTCGTAAGAGAAGACATAAACGCCGAGCCCGCCTTCTGGGCGCAGATGCCGGGGAATTTCGCCTATATCGCCCGGCGCTCCCTGATCTCCTCCCGCAATTTCGTCGGCTTCGCCTCGCTGCATAATTTCGCCGTGGGGAAGGCTGAGGGCAATCGCTGGGGACCGGCGATCTCGATCCTGGAGACGACGAGCCAAACCCCGTATTACTTCAACTTCCACCGCCGGCAGGTCGGCAATTTCACGGTCACCGGTCCGACCGGCTCGGGCAAGACCGTCGGCCTCGGCTTCCTGCTCTGCCAGGCCATGCGGGTGACGCCGCGCCCGCGCGTCGCCTTCTTCGACAAGGACCGCGGCGCCGATCCGCTCATCCGGGCCATGGGCGGCAGCTATGAAGTGCTGGTCCCCGGCGTTCCGACGGGCTTCAACCCGCTGCAGCTTCCGGGCTCCCTTGAAGACCGTAAATTTCTCGAAGACCTCCTTAAATTCATGGTGCGGCCCCGCGACGGTTCGGATCTCGGCGCGCATCAGCTCAAAATCGTCGAGGGCGCCGTCGACCAGATTTTCGCCGTACCCGCGAAGGATCGCTGCTTCGCGGAAGTCGCGCACCTGCTCAGGGGCAGCGAAAAGCTGGGCCAGGAGGATCTCGCGTCAAGGTTCGACGTTTGGACGAAGGCTCGCGGATGGCTCTTCAACAATGAGCGCGACTCGTGGTCGGCGTCGAATGGCGTGTTCGGCTTCGACATGACCAAGGTTCTGGATGACGACGACATCCGCACGGCGGCGCTCGGCTACATCTTCCACCGGATCGAGGGGATGATGGACGGCAATCCGGTGATGTTGTTCATCGACGAAGGCTGGAAAATTCTGACCGACGACAAGTTCGCGGGCTTTCTCAACGACAAGCTGAAAACCATCCGCAAGCTCAACGGGATCGTCGGCTTCGGCACACAGTCGGCGAAGGATATCGTCGCCTCCCCCATGGGGCACACGCTGCTCGAGCAGACGCCGACCAACATCTTCTTCCCCAATCCCAAAGCGGACTTCGAGAGCTATGTGACGGGGTTCAAGCTTTCCGAGCGCGAATTCGAGTGGGTGATCAGCACCCATCCCGACTCTCGGCAGTTCCTGATCAAACACGATCAGGACTCGGTCATCGCGCAGCTCGATCTCTCGAACATGCTCGATATCGTCAAAGTTCTCGCCGGGAACGTCGACACGGTCCAGGAGTGCGAAGAGCTGCGCGCCCGCGTCGGGGACGACCCGCGCGTGTGGGTTCCGATTTTCTGCAATTGGCGCTCCGCGAAGCGGGAGGTTTCCCATGCGGCATAGATTATTTCCGTTGGCGGCCTCCCTTCTCGCCTCCGCTGGGCCGGCTTTCGCCGATACGCCCGTCACCGACGCCGCTCGGGAGACGACCGAAAAAAGCATCTCCGATTGCACGGCCAAAGCGCGGGTCTACAAGGATGGCGCCTTGCAGCCCTCGAAGGGGATTACGGCAAGCCTGCAGACCCCGGGGCAGGGCCAATTGCCGTCAGCTGGCGCCGATCTCGTCTCAGCAAACAATGTCTCGGCGCCCGCCACTGGGGTCGTTTCCAACATGGATTTGAGCGCTGTGCAAACCACCGTCACCGGCGGTGGAACGAGCGTCACCGCGCTAAATCTGAATACCGTGGCGCAGACGGTCGCGGCTTTGGGCGCGGTCGCGAGCGGCATTCAAGGGAACAAGAGCAACACGCAAATCGCCAGCGCCATCATCGGCGCGCTCGCGCTCTCCCAGTCCGCCTGGAACCAAAACAGCAGCGCGCGCAGCAACAACGGCGGAATGTGGAACCAGGCGATCATGGTGACGAGCCTGACGGCGCGGCTCTTCAATCAGCGCGGGCTGAACCTTATCGCCGGCGCGAGTCGGGCGGCGAATGCTTTGGCCTTCGATCCGGCCAAAGCAACGCTCACAGGGCTCTCCGCAATGACTGACACAAATGCGACTGTCGTCCCGCGTTCCACGGGACCGTGAGGCGAGGCCAGAGGAGACAGATCATGATCAGGAAGCCGCTGCTTTCATTGTCGCTCGGGAGCTGGTTGCTCCTTAGCGCCGCCGCATTGGCGCAAGTCCCGGTTATCGACACGGCGACACTGACCCAGGCGACGCAGACGGCGCAGAACACTGCGCAGATCATGAACACCAACCAACAGATTCTCGAGACGGTCAATCACACGCTGGCGGCGGTGACCGGCGATCGGTCGACAGGAGGCCTGTCCTCGATTGGCCTTGGCGGCTTCTCGCTCTCGAGCGCGCCGGACCTCAGCTCGCTGCTTGGCGGCGGGTCCCTGTCGATGGGCGGGCTTGGCTCCTATGGCTCGTTGGCGTCTTCGATCATCAACGGTCTCAATCTCGTCAAAACGCTCACCGGAACGAATTCAGCGGCGTCGACGACCGACCTTGCTTACACGGGCGCGGTTAACACCTCCGCCGCCATCACCGCCGCGGTGTCTGGCGCTCAGGCCGCCTCGGTGACGAGGTCGTCGGGCTTCAAAGGAGCGGCGGGACAAATTGGCTCGGCGCCCGACATCAAGGGATCGATCGATCAAAACTCGCAAATCCAGACTCAAACGGGTCAGACAATCAACGAATTGATCGGCGCCGTGAACCTGACGAACGCAGCCCTGAATGCTCAGCAGCAGCAGGATCTCGCCGCTCAGTCGAAGCTGGCAAACATGTGGTCGTACGACGCTTTGAAGGCCACGCTGGTTGGGCAGTAGGAGAGTAAGCGCAATGAGAAGAAGAATTGCCAGAGGCGCTTTCATCGTCACGCTCGGGATGGCGCTAACGGCCCTCTCGGCTTGCGCGCACAGGGACCTGATAGCGCCCTGCATGCGCGACAGTTCTTTGTGGTCTTTTGGACGAGCCTTTGCAGCGGCGAGCGATTGCGGGCCGCTTCTCCCGATAAATCGCTAATTAGGAAGGAACCGCCGTGGACATCATCTCGGCGCTTTTTCAGAAGGTGGATTCCACCGCCGCATCGGCGGTCCAACAGATTTATCAGTCCATCTCCTCTGGCCTTGCGCCGGTGTTCACCGTGGCGTTGACGATCTATGTCGCATACTGGGGATATGAAATGATCTACGGGCGCGCGCCGCTGACAGCCGGCGCGTTCCTATGGCGTATCTTTCGCATCGGCGTCATCTACACATTGGCCTTCAGCTGGGGCGATTTCTCCTCGATCGTCGTGGATGTGTTCACCAAAGGAGCCGACGGCGTGGCGACAGCGGTTTGCTCAGGCGTCGGCGGCGCCAACTGCGGCACGCCGGAGTCTTCGATTTCCTCCACGCTTTCGACGCTCTTCACCAACGCTCTCACGGCGGGCAAGACCGTGGCCGCTTCCGGCGGCTGGGGCGCCGCGATCGGCCTCTCGCTGCTCGCCATCGTGCTGCTTATCGCCGCAGTCGTCTTCATCACGATCGCCGTGAGCCTCGTGCTGGTCGGCAAGATTGCTCTATTCGTGCTGCTGGGTCTTGGGCCCCTATTCATCGCAATGGCGCTCTTCAACTTTAGCTCGGTCCTCTTCACCGGGTGGCTCCGCACCTGCGCGCAATATGCGATCGTTCCCGTCGTCGTTTATGGAATCCTTGGATTTCTGCTGACGCTCATGAACTCCACCATCACCAATTTGGGATCGATCACGGACGCATCGTCCGCAATGACGGTGATCGCGCCATTCTTGATCCTTTGCGGCGTCGGAAGCGCCTTGCTGCCTCTTTCCCTCCAAATCGCAGCCTCGGTCGCGGGCGGCTACGCGCTGCGCGACGTCATCGACCTTCAAGGCCGGGCGCAAGGCGCCTGGCGGCTTTGGCGAGACTGGCGACTTTCGGGCAGCGGTTACCGTCAAGCCGCGCTGCCGCCGCCAAGCGACGGCGGATACACGATCGGTCCAGGCGGCGCCACCGTGCAGCGCGGCGCGAGCTACGACCCGCGCGCGGAACAGGTGGCGGCCGCCCTTATTGAAAGCCGCGCGGCTCAACATCGCCGCGAACAGGGATAGGAATCCATCATGTCAGATGATGTGGAGACCGGCGGGCGGTCGCCGCTGGCGAGCGATAGCTATTATCACGATGGCGCGCGCTGGGAGCGCGACATCTACCGCCGGCTCGAGCTCTCCAGAAACGCTTGGCGCGTCGTCGCAAGCCTGATTGGCCTTGCGCTTCTCGCGGCGCTCGTCGCCCTCTTCATGCTCATCCCCTTGAAATCCACCGAAGTGGTGACGCTCCTCGTGGACAAGGCGACGGGCTATGTCGAGGTTGCTCGGCCGCTTGAGAGCGGGGGGCCGATTTCCGAGCGTGAGGCGGTGACGCAGGCCAACATCGTCCGTTTCATCCGCGCGCGCGAAACCTACGATCCCCCGGCCCTGAGGGATAATTTCGAGCTCGCGTCGCTGCTCTCGAGCGGAAGCGCCAGCAAGGAGCTTGCGGAACAATTTTCCGTGACCAATCCAAACAGCCCGATGAAACTCTGGGGTCCGACCGGACGCGTCAAGGTCTATGTCAAGAGCGTGAACTTTCTCACGCATGGCTGGATGGATAACCCCAAGGCGCCCGCAACGGCGGCCGTTCGGTTCATGACGACGCGCACGAATGAGCGCGAACAGGTCATTGAACATTGGGCCGCGAATGTCAGGTTCCGCTACACGCAGGAGCCGATGCGCAACGAGTGGCGCTTCGACAACCCGCTTGGGTTTCAAGTCGTCGAATATCGCAAAGACCAGGAAACCGTGGCTCCGCTTGGCGGGGGAGGTCCGCAATGACCAACGTTTTGCTTGCGAGCCTCCTGCTCGCCGCCATTTTGTCGTCACCCGCCGTCGCTGAGCGCGCGCCGCTGCCGGTTGCGGCGGATTCGCGCCTGCGCACGGTGCCATTCGAGAGGGATAACGTCGTCACGATTTGGGGCACGCGGGGCGTCTCGACGATCATCGTTCTCCATGACGACGAGAAAATTGCAACGGTCGCGCTCGGAGACACGATCGGCTGGCAAGCGGTGCCCGATCAATCGAAGCAATTTCTCTTTATCAAGCCCCTGGAGCCGGATGCGGTCACCAACATGACTGTCGTGACGACGAGGAAGCGAATCTATTCCTTCATCTTGCGCACGAGCAGTGGACACGATCGTCGGGTCGTGTTCAAAGTCCGCTTCACCTATCCGGACGAAGAAGCAGACGCGCGGCTCTTGGAGAAGGCGCGCCAGCTTGCGGCCTTCCCCAATAAGCGGAATGCCGAAAACTCGTCGATCAGAAACTTTGATTACAGCTACAAAGGCGCGCCGTACGTCAAACCCGAGCACGTCTTCGACGACGGAACGAAGACCTATTTTCGCTTCTCGGGCGACGTTCCTGGCATCTTCCTGGTCAATCCCGATCGGTCCGAGACACTCGTGAACTACCGGCGCGAGGGCGGCATGATTGTCGTCGATCGCACAGCCGGTCAATGGACGATGCGCAACGGGGCCGCGACCGCTTGCGTCTTCAACATGCGCGCCGAAGCTGATCCGCCGCCAACGGCGCAAGAGACGGACGTGCAACCCGAAATCCAGGCCGTCCATGCGCCCGAGGGCGGTTTCTTGACGAACTTTCTCTCAAACGGCCTCGCGCCGAGCGCCAGCTTGCAGCAATAACAGGAGCGCCGGATCATGGCTGCTGATTTTGAGGAAGAAGGCCGGCTCGCGAACGAGACGGTCACGCGCCAGTCGTCGAACCCCAATGTGGCGCTGGGCGGGGTCGCGGTTCTTGCCGCCGCCGTCATCATCGCCCTCATGTGGTACGCGTCGAGTCGCAAGCAAAGCAAACCGCAGAACGCCGGCGACGAGTCATTTGCGACCGCGAGGCTGCAACCGGGCGCGTCTTTCGACCGGCCGCCGCCAAAAGTGGAACCCGCTAAATTCGTGATTCCTGCGCCTCCGGCTCCTCAGCCTGCCGCTGTGGTCAGCGCTCCGCCCGTTACAGAACCGAGGTTAGACGATAGCGAAGCGCGGCGCCTGGCGGAGCTCGAACGGCTGCGCAAAGAAGCCGAAGCGAAGGTCGAGGCTCGCCTTCGTTCGCCGATGCTCGCGATCAACGACCGGGAAGGAACGGCGTCGGTCGATCCTGTGGCAAGGGTCGGCGCCGAGAGGGACGAGGAAGACCCGAATCGCCGCTTCCTTCGCAACGCCGAAAATGACGTGACGCGCGCCCGCGCCGTCAAGCACGCGCGGATCGACGCGCTCGTGCCGCAGGGTTTCATGATCCACGGCGTCCTGGAAACGGGTATTCAGTCCGACCTTCCCGGGAATGTGAGGGCGTCAGTGAGCGAAGACGTCTATTCGTTCGATGGACGCCGCGTCCTTATCCCGAAGGGAACGATGCTCACCGGCGAATACCGCTCCGGAATCGTCCGGGGCCAGTCGCGCGTCATGATCGTCTGGACGCGCATGCTGCGCGCCGACGGGGTGTCGCTGATGCTCGGATCCTATGGGACGGATAATCTTGGCCGCTCGGGGCTCGCAGGCGAGGTGGACAAGCATTTTCTCGACAGGTTCGGAAATGCCGCCCTTCTCACCCTCACCGGCGGCGTCGCGCAATTCGTCGCCTCGCTCGGTCAAAATCAAAATTTTGCGACGAGCCAGCAATATGCGCTCGATCCGGTGACCGGCCAGCTCGTGCCCATAGTGGGCAATCCGAACTCCGT encodes the following:
- a CDS encoding type IV secretion system protein; protein product: MIRKPLLSLSLGSWLLLSAAALAQVPVIDTATLTQATQTAQNTAQIMNTNQQILETVNHTLAAVTGDRSTGGLSSIGLGGFSLSSAPDLSSLLGGGSLSMGGLGSYGSLASSIINGLNLVKTLTGTNSAASTTDLAYTGAVNTSAAITAAVSGAQAASVTRSSGFKGAAGQIGSAPDIKGSIDQNSQIQTQTGQTINELIGAVNLTNAALNAQQQQDLAAQSKLANMWSYDALKATLVGQ
- a CDS encoding TrbG/VirB9 family P-type conjugative transfer protein, with protein sequence MTNVLLASLLLAAILSSPAVAERAPLPVAADSRLRTVPFERDNVVTIWGTRGVSTIIVLHDDEKIATVALGDTIGWQAVPDQSKQFLFIKPLEPDAVTNMTVVTTRKRIYSFILRTSSGHDRRVVFKVRFTYPDEEADARLLEKARQLAAFPNKRNAENSSIRNFDYSYKGAPYVKPEHVFDDGTKTYFRFSGDVPGIFLVNPDRSETLVNYRREGGMIVVDRTAGQWTMRNGAATACVFNMRAEADPPPTAQETDVQPEIQAVHAPEGGFLTNFLSNGLAPSASLQQ
- a CDS encoding type IV secretion system protein, translated to MDIISALFQKVDSTAASAVQQIYQSISSGLAPVFTVALTIYVAYWGYEMIYGRAPLTAGAFLWRIFRIGVIYTLAFSWGDFSSIVVDVFTKGADGVATAVCSGVGGANCGTPESSISSTLSTLFTNALTAGKTVAASGGWGAAIGLSLLAIVLLIAAVVFITIAVSLVLVGKIALFVLLGLGPLFIAMALFNFSSVLFTGWLRTCAQYAIVPVVVYGILGFLLTLMNSTITNLGSITDASSAMTVIAPFLILCGVGSALLPLSLQIAASVAGGYALRDVIDLQGRAQGAWRLWRDWRLSGSGYRQAALPPPSDGGYTIGPGGATVQRGASYDPRAEQVAAALIESRAAQHRREQG
- a CDS encoding VirB4 family type IV secretion system protein; the encoded protein is MAKLSAHILDSLKFGAQSGREAGISKHVPYLRHVEEDMLKTKEGHFLMVVKVGGFCFQTADQAEIDMRLSSRNTLIRSMNDSRFAVYSHIIRREVTPEIGGGFDNFFCAELDRRYMANQAHKRMFVNDLYVTIIRRGFQGKVGMADKATSFFRKGLGVEEKEIEREAKRELHDVAANFCREMASYGARTLGLRMLHGAVCTEIGEFLAQLLNGGAPLHMALPRMALDAYLPTKRITFGKKALECRGASDADTRFAAMLSIREYPAYTGAGMLDGLLRVPYELIVSQSFALEDRAPVMSHVAKVERQIAASDEAGTEVEAAINTARNELVTGQTVLGYHHLTVCAIGRSIREMEKCVQAATQELQNFGTIVVREDINAEPAFWAQMPGNFAYIARRSLISSRNFVGFASLHNFAVGKAEGNRWGPAISILETTSQTPYYFNFHRRQVGNFTVTGPTGSGKTVGLGFLLCQAMRVTPRPRVAFFDKDRGADPLIRAMGGSYEVLVPGVPTGFNPLQLPGSLEDRKFLEDLLKFMVRPRDGSDLGAHQLKIVEGAVDQIFAVPAKDRCFAEVAHLLRGSEKLGQEDLASRFDVWTKARGWLFNNERDSWSASNGVFGFDMTKVLDDDDIRTAALGYIFHRIEGMMDGNPVMLFIDEGWKILTDDKFAGFLNDKLKTIRKLNGIVGFGTQSAKDIVASPMGHTLLEQTPTNIFFPNPKADFESYVTGFKLSEREFEWVISTHPDSRQFLIKHDQDSVIAQLDLSNMLDIVKVLAGNVDTVQECEELRARVGDDPRVWVPIFCNWRSAKREVSHAA
- a CDS encoding virB8 family protein; the protein is MSDDVETGGRSPLASDSYYHDGARWERDIYRRLELSRNAWRVVASLIGLALLAALVALFMLIPLKSTEVVTLLVDKATGYVEVARPLESGGPISEREAVTQANIVRFIRARETYDPPALRDNFELASLLSSGSASKELAEQFSVTNPNSPMKLWGPTGRVKVYVKSVNFLTHGWMDNPKAPATAAVRFMTTRTNEREQVIEHWAANVRFRYTQEPMRNEWRFDNPLGFQVVEYRKDQETVAPLGGGGPQ
- the virB10 gene encoding type IV secretion system protein VirB10, giving the protein MAADFEEEGRLANETVTRQSSNPNVALGGVAVLAAAVIIALMWYASSRKQSKPQNAGDESFATARLQPGASFDRPPPKVEPAKFVIPAPPAPQPAAVVSAPPVTEPRLDDSEARRLAELERLRKEAEAKVEARLRSPMLAINDREGTASVDPVARVGAERDEEDPNRRFLRNAENDVTRARAVKHARIDALVPQGFMIHGVLETGIQSDLPGNVRASVSEDVYSFDGRRVLIPKGTMLTGEYRSGIVRGQSRVMIVWTRMLRADGVSLMLGSYGTDNLGRSGLAGEVDKHFLDRFGNAALLTLTGGVAQFVASLGQNQNFATSQQYALDPVTGQLVPIVGNPNSVLLSARQIGTQSTSQAITRMAVEALKDEIHIPPTIYVDQGTRILVFVKRDLDFSDLYPDPVKEALYELKHPNKRPRRDQDTALGDPAGVLPERGAAHSGLVTKP